A stretch of DNA from Diospyros lotus cultivar Yz01 chromosome 14, ASM1463336v1, whole genome shotgun sequence:
GGTAAGGGTTCCCCTTCTACATCACAAGGCTGATAACTCATTGACTCATTCCATTTCCCAGTCATCAATATCTTTGGTTCTTCAGCCGCATTATACACATAACCATCCACTTCATAGCGACCAGCACTGCATCCAAAACAGATATGTATACAGgcatgaaaacaaaaatattcaaGAACTTCAGATAATATTCCAAAAGTAAAAGTAAACTAATTGGACAGAAATCCCCAAATCAAAGTTAGACTGAAATCCCCACCCCACCCCCTGgccaaagaaaaacaaacaacaaTTACGCATttacttttctaatttttcattacTAATAGATGTAGTAGAGAAAAGGAGATAAATAGAACAACTTCTAGCTGACTTGGAAGCCCCTCTAAGAAGACTACGACTCCTCTGAGCGTCAAATGCTGGTGGTCATAATCAGCTTCATCAACCACCTTTCTTGTCCGAAGTTTATATATTTCAGTTAACACAGATTGCTCTTGCTGACTCTGAATGAATAGTTAGAGGTGaagaaggtaaaaaaaaaaaagtagttcTTGACTGTTGGCAGTTAGCTCTACAAGTTATACCCTTACTAAATATAAAAGCCAAAGGACACGTGCCACTCTAGATTGGTCATTCAACCATATAAGAAGCACATTCAGTACCTTGTAGACACATAGCTCAAAGCAGTGGCATATACAGCACCTTATGGACACGTGCTAAATTAGTAACAAAGAAAACGGAAAGGATTGACTAAATAGATGAATCAGAGATTATCTAGTATATTGGCGACCTCACATCAGGAACAAAAATCCCCTGCATGCAGCTGTGATcattaaaaacagcaaagacttatttaaaaaaacaaaataaaaaggcaGCATACATTCATGTTAAATATAAGTCATATAACAGAGGAAATTGACAATTACAATTGAAGTAATGACATCATACCCAAACCAACCACATGGCTGAAAATACAGCACAACTTTGTCCCCTGTGGTCAAGTTTGTCAAGATCATTTCACCAGGTGAATCAACCCAGGTTCGTCCAAATATCAGATTGTTAACTTTTGTTGCAGGTGGCACCAAATCTAGAACCACACCATCTCTTTTCAGGGTTACCCTCGTCCTGCATATGCATTTATTGATAAGTGAGTTAATGGTTGAGTGCATTTTTCACCACAAAGATTTGAAAAGGACAACTGCaacaaatagataaaatttcaacaaccaccaccaccctaaaccctaaacaacaacaacatatcaagcttttatcccattatgtggggttgggtctcaaaaataaagttaaaaatcaCACACACATTTGTTGAGTGGTTAAATGATAGAGGGGGTGGGGAAGTGATACCGGCCTCTCATCTTGTTAAACATGTATATAGAGCAAAGCCTAAAGCCTAATATAATAAATTCTATAACTGCTACAAAGTATAGATACTAAATAATAGAACTATAAATTGAGATTGACAAAACCGAAACTCATACCTTCCAAGAGGATAGATTTCAAGTGAGTTCCCGAGAAATTTGGTCTTCACTTTTGAAGTTATACCATaaataaaatggtcattttcaGCATGCCCAGCACTTATTGGAGGGTGATGGCTAACCTGAAAGCAAAATTCATTGGAGGACAGTTGTTATTGTGCATAGTATTATAATGCAATTTTTTAagtcaaaagaaagaaaaaagagatgaGACTAAGGATACTGATTAAAGTTATAATTGCAATAATGTTGATTAATAGCAAAGTTTCACTATTCAATCTAGTCTAAATCTAAAAACGGCACAAAGCGAAAGTTGCCACTAGGCCATAGTCAAAAGGAATCGTGAAAACCAAACacaaacaaagaaaacataTCATGTAGAGAGGCACTTAAGCTCACCTGCTCTGAAATAAATGTAATGCCTCCATGATTGACCATTTCATAAGTTTCACCAAGTATTGGATTAAATGGCTTCCATGTTCTTTGGAAGGCATAATAGACTGATATAAAGAAGGATGCTGCAATGGGAAACAATTAATCTCATACCAGGAAATGGACCAGCaaaaaagggagagaggagagatgGGGCAAAGCAACTCTTACAAGCATACACCAATCGCATGCAGGGATCATCACACTGATCAGCCAAATCCAAAAGGTGGGAATATTCCATCAGCTGTACATTTTTACAAACATGGATATCAAGCGAGTGTAGCAACATCAAAGAAAGTATgtaatgcatacatatacaacTAACACAAACCTCTGCCATTTTCTGAACCATTGACATTGGTTCAAAAATAAGAACTGGTAGTGTCACCATTGATGTGATGTCAGAGCCTATATATTTTTGCATCATCTTCCAATAACTGTCACGATCCTGGGAAGCAATAAAATAGAGATAgtgtgaaaaaattaaaataaaaaacagattGTAGAAGAGATGGCTTGAAGTTTACATGGTAGGGccagataaaaaagaaaaaaagagcagTGTCACagatataaaagaaagaaaaacaagattaaaaaaaaGACAGACAGATCTGCCTTAATTTtgttgagagggagagagatggacAGCAATAAAGTCAACGGAACATATCCAGAATATAATAGTTATCCTCAATAAATACTCTTCTCCATAATGCACAAcattatacacataaataatttgTTCAACAATACTTAACTGCCtcaaacaataatattaaaaatcttaaaatttctctaGCAAGCCTACTAAAATACACAGAAATTCATGATAAGgcataaaatagaaaacagaGAAAGGAACAAAGAAAACTTGAATCAGTATAAAGAACTGCGAGGGAAAAACAAGGTATTACACCTTCCATCTCACCCTTTGTGCTCCCTCTTTAGGATCTTGAGTCCACCCATCAAGATTTACCAATCATATATAAGAATTAACGAGAGTGTTTAGaatgtgtgtgcatatatatttgaGTAAACATGTGCAGAAGTGATGGTTTGGATTCAAGGATGTCTTTTCTTCACCAACAAGAAAAGACAAGGACAAAGAGGGGTAACTGATAtacaaaaggggaaaaaaataaaagcctGCCTAGATTTACTAACAATCAAGTATGGGCAATGATGCATGTTAAAGTGAATACGAAGAAAACTGGATATCAGCTCTcatcaacaaataatttttctttcatgcaTAACATTTGACAATCAGAATCCACATACACAAGTAATTATTGCAAGCCATGATTCCTAATAGTCATGAATTACATTAATCTAGGTGAATATTTAAATACTCACTGCATGAGTAcatattgcaatttatgatGCCTAATAGCCTGGATTATActtatcaatttagttaaatatttaaatacagATGTGCACACATACACGTCACCGCTCTTGATGCCTAATGGCCTGGATTATGCTTATCAATTTGGTTTAACTACTTAGGTACACACAAATGTGCAATTCATGATGCCCAATGGCCTTGGATTATACTAATCAACctagttaaatatttaaataaaaatatgagtaTTCTTATCAACctagttaaatatttaaataaacttatgAGTATTCTAACAAACACAAAAGGCCATGGAAATGATAAAATGAAGCAGAAAATTCGATAGGTAACAAGGCAAAACTTGCACCAGTGAtataaaatgaaagagaaaacaataggCACCTCCAGCTTCCATCTTCCTCTCTGTGCTTCCTCTTCTGCATCTTCGGTACCACCTTCGGGATTTATAACTTGCAGGCCCTCATACCCCAACAAACTGGAGGAGAAAAAAAACACCAGCAGGTCATGAAAACCAGATTCTTCAGCACATGAAGTTAAGAGACCATGAATATGTGACACTTCATATTTTCTGACTGGCATTACTCAGCTCCCCCATCGTGCATATGTGATGATAGGGAGGTGTGCAAAAGAATTTCAGGGAATGAACTGTATCACAACTTATAGCGATACTCAAAGCGGGgcagaataaaatattttaggaattctTAATGATGCAATACATATATCAATAGCAAAGACCCCAGCATCCATGAAAAAGCTTTCAGACACTTCACTCTTGGCATATGCTACTCAAAAAGCTCTATTGCCCTCTTAGTGGAAGAATTAAGCACAAGATCAAGAATTGTGCATGAAATCCGATGACAAACAAGTGAGCAAACAAAATGGAAGAGTTAGCACAACATATACAACATGCATCCATAAACATGGTCAACTAGTAAAAATTGCTAGCTGAAATTCCTGAACAAGAGAAAACAGCATCATAGACATTatcaaagtaaaataaattaaggtcAAGTTCCAACATTCTATACAGGTAAGAGAGATTCTTTCTGGCATGATAGCTCCCCTCTACCTTCAACCAGTCACATTGATTATTTATCTTCCACCTTCCCCTCCGTCATTCAGGTTGTACAGCCATACTTGGAACTCGGGATGAGTACTACacagaaataaattttctcttcttaaaCATTCTTTTcaggttcaatttttttggtgCCAACAACCTGATGAGCACCCACTAGGTGTAAATAAGTAGAGAAACTAACAGGTTTAGAATATCTATATCTCTACTTAACAGCTCAAGTCAACTAAACATATTTCAACTAATTTGGTCCAGTTATATGGATCCTTCCGACAAATAATTTAGAATACAAGTCCCAAAAAATTAACCACAACAGCTGCAGCATCTGagttatttcttcttcttattctccttCCAGTCTAGAATTTTATGAATTCCAATAAACTTGAAAGCACAGCCTTCCAACAatttcaaattcataaaaaaaacagCGGAACTGAGCAATAAAAATAGCGGAGAACTGAGTGGAAGGACGCAAAATACCCGTTGACTGATTTGTGCATAGCGCTGCCGAAATTGGATAAACTGGAGGCGATCGATGAGAAGAAACCGCCTCCTCCTTGCTTTTTGTGATCCGGGGGAGTCATTTCTCCCAATCCCTAAGAAGATCGAACTGTAGGAACAGTGGGCGATCCGAATTCGAGTCACTCGGCACGCAGAGCAACGCAGATCTGAACGAAGAAGACACGCAgcaagataagagagagagagagaggggcacaGAGGTTTGTGATTATTTATTGCGTAttgtaattatataataatgagGTTACAGCGATGAAATGGAAGGATGCCCGTTGGCGGGATCTTTGATTTGAAGTAAAAGACAAACAGACCCATTTTTAGGGGAATTTTGCTACTTTGCGAGCAAAAGGTGAAATTTCTCACCCATAAATTTTTGCATCtcagttttaaaatttttgtaggaGAGTTAAATTACGAAATCTATGATCAAGGTTTGAGTATGAAATTTACAACAGTCTAAGGCCTCTTTTGGAGCAATTCGTGCTCGCCCTCAACTACTGGGATAATCAATGGTGCAAATGATAAAACTACCCCtcatccaaaattaaatttatttcaccTGCCATTTCCATAGCCATCTCCTCTCtcatctctcctctctctccctttttcatGGTCACCTCTAACAATCGCCTCGCCTCATGCCACTACATCCTCATTTTTAACTACAGATAAAGAAGATGCAGCAGCGATCAACATGAGGTGAGGTGAAGGCGGCGAGAGGAAGACGATTGCTAGAAATGGCAATGGGACGAGCAGGTGAAGCAAATTTGCAAATGGGTTAGCGGCATTTTTATCATTTGCACCCTTTTCGGTTACTTTCTTTCTTGGTAATCGGGTAAAGTAGCAATTTTCTGTAGAAGGTATTTAGCTTACTATTTCACCACTTATAAGCTATTGAATTAGCTTATAagttatgtaatttattttttgatacgTTTGGCAACTTTTAAAAACTTAAACGTTCTAcctctcttcatattttttcaaataagctCATGTGAGTGTTTTGAGTTGACCaaggaaatatttaatttactcttaaacaaaatacatatttcTAACCAAACCCCATTCTTCATCCCTCTACCTTCTTTCGTTGTCGTCACCACAGCCATCTTCAGTCGCCGCCTCTAGCCAAaccaatttcttttgcaattgcCATCACCATCCTCGTCGTTTGCCGCCCTCTATCTATCTGCATCGTCGTCACCCATTGCCTTCAGTGATGCCTCATCTCTCCATCGCCCCCACCGCATCCTCTGTTCATTGCCCCTtcctttgtgtgtgtgtatatatgtgtgtatatatatatatttaacatatatattgaattaatatatttaatatctttattaaaatttagtatttttatgaattttatttacattatttaaCAATATATCTATTTTCATCTTTCTGTCAAATTCTGataacttattaatttttttaaaccaaacatataaCTATTAACTCATAgtttaaaatcatatttatttaaatacgtTATCAGCTGAAACGCtatctaatttttaaactttacaCAATTTAAAATCTTAGCAGCTTAAAAGCTCTTGAAAGAAGAGGTGAGCCAAATAAcctcttagaaaaaaaaaattagtgctTAAATTTTAAACACTAATCTCGTcattaataaataaagattCCAAACTTGTGCatgtttatataatatattaaacaaaaGAACTAGGGTCATAAATGAGCCAAGCCATTCTCGAATAGTTAGGTGCTTAACTCAACAAAAATTCATTCGAGTTCATTCGCTAAAGTAAACAAGACGAGTTTGAATCTAAATTTAAAGTCAGGTTTATAAACGACTCAAGTTTGATCTCAGTAAAAATTGACTCATCAAATCTCGTGAAAATATTCGATTTGAGGTTCGTGAATACTAATAGACTCAATTAGAAGCTCGTAAACATGTTCAATTAGAAGTTTGTGAATAATTCATAAACaaacttgtttataaatatattaatatatttatttataattgtaaaaatatattatttaacataaaattatcaaattttaaattataacaatataattaatttgaatatgtttaaaattattatatattaatttaatcatttaacataatataatatatgtatatctaataaagtaaaataacaaattaagtttaaacaaaataacaaattttggTGAGCCCGAGCTCAACTCATCAATCTTTTGATAAGCTAAGCCTGAGCTCAAGTCAAGCTTTGAGCTCAACCTCGTTAGAAATTGACTCATGAACCAAGCCTAAGCTTAGCAAAACTCAAGTCGGCTTGGTTCGATTTTATTATAACCATATAaagaatattataaaaaaatattgctaCATGCCTTCTAAACTAAATCTATAGCTattaaaacatgaaattgaacAGATCCTCAGTGTAGGTATGATGAATGCACATGCTCACACATGGAAAAAGATCCTATTGAATGACTTAATCCACGCACATAACAAGTCTAGCCTACAATCTTCTTATTGATCCTCTATCGCTCCAAACCCTTTGGGACAAAATTCAATTATTCACAAATAGCCAAGAGATCCCGTACACAATAAGATATGGCTCCAAATCTAAAAGGTCAAACCCATAAATGTGCAAATGAGACCCAACTTTTTCATCCAAAAATTGTTGCTCCTTTCATAACTTGCTCTTCTGGATGGGAAGTAGAGATAGAAATGCAGAAACAACACATTGACTTTGAAATGATGAAATTCCCTAACACCTTTATTCTATTCCAACTAGTCCTTTTGACAAGTGATTTTTTCAAAAGACAACATCTTTGAGTCAGAGTTAGGTATAGAAATATTAAACTATCTATATTTAGTATGAAGTTACTTTTAAACTTGCTAGGAATGATACTTAGTGGTTATGGTTATTGTGGTAGCCTTACACTTAAGGACTTAattggtttgaaaaaaaagttGGTTTAAGGGTTTAGGTTGGAATGAGATATTGATATTTGAGAATTAAGGCTTTAAATAtattagggtaaattatatttaCTACCTCTTAAATTTGATATAATTACTCAAACccttttaatttgaaaaatatagaaacCTTCATTGAAGTTTAACATTTTGTTAGTAAACCCTCAAgggttaaaatttaaaaaaaaaaaataccaataatGGGCGCTGATTCATtcattcttatttcttttctccttctctaACATTGATGGTGGTAGCGAAAATAGCAACAgtattttcttcattatcttcttcttctttttttccctttctcgtAAATCCAATACCAACTTGGGTTCCACCTAGCTAGCTCCTTAACCTTATCTTACCtctattcattttatttatttattcaataacTTTGTATTAGGCTccatattatattatcattCGGGCTCGTATCTTTGGTTTGTGGCCacaaacatttattttttagaataagaGATATAATAGAGAAAGATGAGGGAAGAAAATggtaagagagaaaaatataaggtaaaattattaatttaccttactttttaacaataataaaatctataatttctCAAACTATTAGAGAGGTATTTGTAATTATGTCATGCTTAAGGAGTGGTTGTTGTGTAACCATCCCTTGAGATTTGGCCCGTGTATAGAGATTTCCTTTCTAGTTTAAGAAATTACAAACAATTCCACAATCGATTAAGTAATAAGGTAAATTAACAATTTTACCCTACTTTCGATccctttaatttctttcttctcattcttctttccattttctctcttatctttctcattttaaaaaataaatattaatgggCACAAACTAAAAATGAACTATGTGATAATGATCTCATGGAGTCTGTCTTCTTCGTCTAGTTTTACCAAGTCATTATCAACAATTGGGACAAATTGATTCCACAAATCTCACTTGCATAGTCAATCTCAAACATCGATTAGGATTGAGACTCAATCTTGAGATATGAAAATGGGATTTGTGTTGGTTTGACAAATCCAACTTTCACAATCGGAGTTTGAATCATGATCTTGATTGATGCCTAAAATTGAATCTTTTACAACTTAATTTGAACTAGTTATataattttcatgttttaatgtcattattattaataatggGACCACAACCTCCAAgataaaatttgtaaagaaaataaacataaatttcctATCTAGCTCCTATATATTcaataaaaacttaaattaattaaactattgtTAACTGACTTGagtttttttatcttaattccAAAATACTTAGAAGATTTTCAACGAATTATCCAGAAATAACATTACATATTCAAATAATCTCAAAAAAATCCTTAGATTAAGCAAAGGCGAGCCTCGATGTCAAGAAAATGAGTAAAGGTTAGATAAGGACAGAGCTGGCCCTAGGCCAGGGCTACCAGGGCCACAGCCCAAGGCCCACAAGTGAGGGggcacaatatttttttaaattttatgtatatatgtgtataaaaattaaaaaaaaaaatgaacaaaagaaGTTGCCACTTATACCATGTGAAAAGAagatttcattgctatttttattttgttggtacatgtgatgattgtttttATTTCGATTAATTGTGGAGGATAAAAGTAGAGTTGTCAATGGTTAGGATTGGTTCGATTCTATAAGAATCCAGTAACTGAACCATTTTTAA
This window harbors:
- the LOC127790286 gene encoding oxysterol-binding protein-related protein 3C-like, whose protein sequence is MTPPDHKKQGGGGFFSSIASSLSNFGSAMHKSVNGLLGYEGLQVINPEGGTEDAEEEAQRGRWKLEDRDSYWKMMQKYIGSDITSMVTLPVLIFEPMSMVQKMAELMEYSHLLDLADQCDDPCMRLVYASSFFISVYYAFQRTWKPFNPILGETYEMVNHGGITFISEQVSHHPPISAGHAENDHFIYGITSKVKTKFLGNSLEIYPLGRTRVTLKRDGVVLDLVPPATKVNNLIFGRTWVDSPGEMILTNLTTGDKVVLYFQPCGWFGAGRYEVDGYVYNAAEEPKILMTGKWNESMSYQPCDVEGEPLPGTELKEVWRLAEVPENDRFQYTYFAHKINSFDTAPKKLLASDSRLRPDRYALEKGDLSKAGSEKSSLEERQRAEKRMRETRGEQFTPRWFDPSTEIATTPWGDLDIYEYNGKYEEYRAATSSSSDSIQQTDFSSTEFNPWQYPDLAAE